A portion of the Micromonospora vinacea genome contains these proteins:
- a CDS encoding 4-(cytidine 5'-diphospho)-2-C-methyl-D-erythritol kinase, whose protein sequence is MTEAWRPDDDEPRGAIGPVRVRVPAKVNLHLGVGPLRRDGYHELNTVYHAISIYDELTARRGDTLALTMEGEGTGELALDDTNLVIRAAHALAGYAGVLPHARLHLRKQIPLAGGLAGGSADAAAALVACDALWGTGLSRDELAGIAADLGSDVPFLIYGGTALGTGRGEAISPVLARPTSWHWVVAIADAGLSTPTAYRELDRLRDSGAAGTPLGSTDALLGALRQRDPRVLARTLGNDLQAAALAMRPALADTLKAGEAAGALTGIVSGSGPTCVFLAADAADAERIAAELTAAGVCREARVAHGPVAGARVG, encoded by the coding sequence GTGACCGAGGCCTGGCGACCGGACGACGACGAGCCACGTGGGGCCATCGGCCCGGTGCGGGTGCGGGTGCCCGCGAAGGTCAACCTGCACCTCGGGGTGGGCCCGCTGCGCCGGGACGGCTACCACGAGCTGAACACGGTCTACCACGCCATCTCGATCTACGACGAGCTGACGGCCCGCCGGGGCGACACCCTCGCCCTGACCATGGAGGGTGAGGGCACCGGCGAGCTGGCCCTGGACGACACCAACCTGGTGATCCGCGCCGCGCACGCCCTCGCCGGGTACGCGGGGGTGCTGCCGCACGCCCGGCTGCACCTGCGCAAGCAGATCCCGCTCGCCGGTGGGCTGGCCGGTGGCAGCGCCGACGCGGCTGCCGCGCTGGTGGCCTGCGACGCGCTCTGGGGCACCGGGCTGTCCCGCGACGAACTGGCCGGCATCGCCGCCGACCTCGGCTCGGACGTGCCGTTCCTGATCTACGGTGGCACCGCGCTGGGCACCGGCCGGGGCGAGGCGATCAGCCCGGTGCTGGCCCGCCCCACCTCCTGGCACTGGGTGGTGGCGATCGCCGACGCCGGCCTGTCCACCCCGACCGCCTACCGGGAGCTGGACCGGCTCCGCGACTCTGGTGCCGCCGGCACCCCGCTGGGCAGCACCGACGCCCTGCTGGGCGCGCTGCGCCAACGTGACCCCCGGGTGCTCGCCCGTACGCTCGGCAACGACCTCCAGGCTGCCGCGCTGGCCATGCGCCCGGCGCTGGCCGACACGTTGAAGGCCGGCGAGGCGGCCGGCGCGCTCACCGGGATCGTCTCCGGCTCCGGCCCGACCTGCGTGTTCCTCGCCGCCGACGCGGCCGACGCGGAGCGGATCGCCGCCGAGCTGACCGCCGCGGGCGTCTGCCGCGAGGCGCGGGTCGCGCACGGTCCGGTCGCCGGCGCCCGCGTCGGCTGA
- a CDS encoding ABC-F family ATP-binding cassette domain-containing protein, with the protein MANIVNLDRVSKGYGAAGRLLTDVSLGLDDADRIGVVGLNGAGKSTLLRLLTKQEDPDDGRVTHRRDLRVLWLPQQLTLAPEATVRDVVLGTAWLDEGMGAEHEWAGDAGVRAILDGLGMPHLGLDQPVGPMSGGERRRVALAALLVRESDLLILDEPTNHLDVGGVDWLARHLVGRRGALVVVTHDRWFLDAVCTTTWEVADQTVRAYEGGFAAWTLARAERERVAAATEARRQNLLRKEIAWLRRGPPARTSKPQFRIDAANALIADVPPARDTMSLQRMATSRLGKQVYDLENVELHAGPKEILRDVTWLVGPGDRIAILGANGAGKTTLLRMLAGITRPDGGRLGTGSTVRPAFLSQELTELPGHLRVLEAVEEVARRVQLGDREVSAAQLAEVFGFDDRRLWTPVSDLSGGERRRLQMLRLLAGEPNVLLFDEPTNDLDTDTLASLEDLLDSWPGTIIVASHDRYLIERVTDTAYGMFGDGRLVHLPGGVDEYLARTAERAGSPRAGVTSTSAPAAPSGGGMSAAEVRQARKELTRLERQLGKLDQRETTLLDQLAADATDYARVAELDTQLKDLRAERERIEESWMTLAEDLPES; encoded by the coding sequence GTGGCGAACATCGTCAATCTGGACCGGGTGTCCAAGGGGTACGGCGCCGCCGGGCGGCTGCTCACGGACGTCTCGCTCGGCCTGGACGACGCCGACCGGATCGGCGTGGTCGGCCTCAACGGCGCCGGCAAGTCCACCCTGCTGCGGCTGCTCACCAAGCAGGAGGACCCCGACGACGGCCGGGTGACCCACCGCCGTGACCTGCGCGTGCTCTGGTTGCCGCAGCAGCTCACCCTCGCGCCCGAGGCGACCGTCCGGGACGTGGTGCTCGGCACCGCCTGGCTCGACGAGGGCATGGGCGCCGAGCACGAGTGGGCCGGCGACGCCGGGGTGCGGGCCATCCTCGACGGCCTCGGCATGCCGCACCTCGGCCTCGACCAGCCGGTCGGCCCGATGTCCGGTGGCGAACGCCGCCGGGTGGCGCTCGCGGCGCTGCTCGTCCGCGAATCCGACCTGCTCATCCTCGACGAGCCCACCAACCACCTGGACGTCGGCGGTGTCGACTGGCTGGCCCGGCACCTGGTCGGCCGCAGGGGCGCCCTGGTCGTGGTCACCCACGACCGGTGGTTCCTGGACGCGGTCTGCACCACCACCTGGGAGGTCGCCGACCAGACCGTCCGCGCCTACGAGGGTGGCTTCGCCGCCTGGACCCTCGCCCGCGCCGAGCGCGAGCGGGTCGCCGCCGCCACCGAGGCCCGCCGGCAGAACCTGCTCCGCAAGGAGATCGCCTGGCTGCGCCGTGGCCCGCCCGCCCGGACCTCCAAGCCGCAGTTCCGCATCGACGCCGCGAACGCGTTGATCGCCGACGTGCCGCCGGCGCGCGACACCATGTCGTTGCAGCGGATGGCGACCTCCCGGCTGGGCAAGCAGGTGTACGACCTGGAGAACGTCGAGCTGCACGCCGGCCCGAAGGAGATCCTGCGCGACGTCACCTGGCTGGTCGGCCCCGGCGACCGGATCGCCATCCTCGGCGCGAACGGCGCCGGCAAGACCACACTGCTGCGGATGCTCGCCGGCATCACCCGGCCAGACGGTGGCCGCCTCGGCACCGGCTCCACAGTGCGGCCCGCGTTCCTCTCCCAGGAGCTCACCGAGCTGCCCGGGCATCTGCGGGTGCTCGAAGCGGTGGAGGAGGTCGCCCGCCGGGTCCAGCTCGGGGACCGGGAGGTCTCCGCCGCGCAGCTCGCCGAGGTGTTCGGCTTCGACGACCGCCGGCTCTGGACCCCGGTCAGTGACCTCTCCGGTGGGGAACGCCGCCGGTTGCAGATGCTGCGGTTGCTGGCCGGCGAGCCCAACGTGCTGCTCTTCGACGAGCCCACAAACGACCTGGACACGGACACCCTCGCCTCGCTGGAGGATCTGCTCGACTCGTGGCCCGGCACGATCATCGTGGCCAGCCACGACCGGTACCTGATCGAGCGGGTCACGGACACGGCGTACGGGATGTTCGGTGACGGTCGGCTAGTGCACCTGCCGGGCGGGGTGGACGAATACCTCGCGCGGACCGCCGAGCGGGCTGGCTCTCCCCGGGCGGGCGTCACCTCGACCTCCGCGCCCGCCGCCCCCTCGGGTGGTGGTATGTCCGCCGCCGAGGTGCGTCAGGCCCGCAAGGAGCTGACCCGGCTGGAACGGCAACTCGGCAAGCTCGACCAGCGCGAGACCACGCTGCTCGATCAGCTCGCGGCGGACGCCACCGACTACGCCCGGGTCGCGGAGTTGGACACCCAGCTCAAGGATCTGCGCGCCGAACGGGAGCGGATCGAGGAGAGCTGGATGACCCTCGCCGAGGACCTGCCCGAGAGCTGA
- a CDS encoding DUF4383 domain-containing protein, which translates to MAHTPVNHPARPIYRAIGGLTGLYLVVFGVLGIVASTGNEILAQDDTRVLGQGTNLGFSLLSVLLGIVVLVGTALGRNIDVAINQWLAYSLMVVSLAGLAFIRTDANIFNFSITTVVVVMTAALVLLMVGMYGKVGTEDEAEAFQKARLVL; encoded by the coding sequence ATGGCACACACCCCCGTCAACCACCCCGCGCGGCCGATCTACCGGGCGATCGGCGGGCTGACCGGTCTGTACCTGGTCGTCTTCGGTGTGCTCGGCATCGTCGCGAGCACCGGCAACGAGATCCTCGCCCAGGACGACACCCGGGTCCTCGGTCAGGGCACCAACCTGGGCTTCTCGCTGCTCAGCGTGCTGCTCGGGATCGTCGTGCTGGTCGGCACCGCGCTCGGCCGCAACATCGACGTGGCGATCAACCAGTGGCTGGCGTACAGCCTCATGGTGGTCAGCCTGGCCGGTCTCGCGTTCATCCGGACCGACGCCAACATCTTCAACTTCAGCATCACCACGGTGGTCGTGGTGATGACGGCCGCCCTGGTGCTGCTCATGGTCGGCATGTACGGCAAGGTCGGCACGGAGGACGAGGCGGAGGCGTTCCAGAAGGCTCGTCTCGTTCTCTGA
- a CDS encoding DUF4383 domain-containing protein → MPHFPVNHPARPLYRVLSGLIGVYILVFGVWGVAETIGDPLFARTSTWALGLRTNLAFSLASVIFGIVLIIGASRRTNLGHYMNLTAGVVFLVTSILTMSVLQTEANILNFSMSTVVVSMLFGLILLGTGLYDKVGPPESAEAELEHRKHPVADVHRR, encoded by the coding sequence ATGCCGCACTTTCCGGTCAACCATCCGGCACGGCCGCTCTACCGGGTCCTCTCCGGGCTGATCGGGGTCTACATCCTGGTCTTCGGCGTCTGGGGCGTCGCCGAGACGATCGGCGACCCACTCTTCGCCCGCACCAGCACCTGGGCCCTCGGGCTCCGGACCAACCTGGCCTTCTCGCTCGCCTCGGTGATCTTCGGGATCGTCCTGATCATCGGGGCCTCGCGGCGCACCAACCTCGGCCACTACATGAACCTCACAGCGGGCGTGGTGTTCCTGGTGACCAGCATCCTGACGATGTCGGTGCTGCAGACCGAAGCGAACATCCTCAACTTCTCGATGTCGACAGTGGTCGTGTCGATGCTGTTCGGCCTGATCCTGCTCGGCACCGGCCTCTACGACAAGGTCGGCCCACCGGAATCCGCCGAGGCGGAGCTGGAGCACCGCAAGCACCCGGTGGCCGACGTACACCGCCGCTGA
- a CDS encoding TetR/AcrR family transcriptional regulator, with translation MPEVSDDAAAAVGGRRATPTAAPKAKAPSRVRMSAAQRREQLIATGRQLFAERGFDATSIEEVAARAKVSKPVVYEHFGGKEGLYAVVVDREVRALLDRITTALTAGHPRELLEQAALALLTYIEEETSGFRVLVRESPLMSGTATFSSVMNDVAHQVEHILGAEYKSRGYDPKLAELYSQALVGMVALTGRWWLEVRKPRKETVAAHLVNLAWNGLSHLEAKPTLITARRS, from the coding sequence ATGCCTGAGGTCAGCGACGACGCGGCGGCAGCTGTCGGCGGCCGACGGGCGACGCCGACGGCGGCACCGAAAGCCAAGGCCCCCTCCCGGGTCCGCATGTCGGCGGCCCAACGCCGGGAGCAGTTGATCGCGACCGGCCGGCAACTCTTCGCCGAGCGCGGTTTCGACGCCACCTCCATCGAGGAGGTGGCGGCCCGCGCCAAGGTCTCCAAGCCGGTGGTGTACGAGCACTTCGGTGGCAAGGAAGGGCTCTACGCGGTGGTGGTGGACCGGGAGGTCCGGGCCCTGTTGGACCGGATCACCACGGCGTTGACCGCCGGTCATCCGCGCGAGCTGCTGGAACAGGCTGCGCTGGCCCTGCTGACCTACATCGAGGAGGAGACCAGCGGTTTCCGGGTGCTGGTCCGCGAGTCGCCGCTGATGTCCGGCACTGCCACCTTCAGCAGCGTCATGAACGACGTGGCGCACCAGGTCGAGCACATCCTGGGCGCCGAGTACAAGAGCCGCGGGTACGACCCGAAGCTCGCCGAGCTGTACTCGCAGGCGCTGGTCGGCATGGTGGCGCTGACCGGCCGCTGGTGGCTGGAGGTGCGGAAGCCGCGCAAGGAGACGGTGGCGGCGCACCTGGTGAACCTGGCCTGGAACGGGTTGTCGCACCTGGAGGCGAAGCCGACGCTGATCACCGCGCGGCGTAGCTGA
- a CDS encoding acyl-CoA desaturase — MSTALLEPNTAGPGPKPLTDGSQSPGILAALWAFVVIPFVALLVAVPVAWGGWLGWTDVIIGLVWYVVSGLGITVGFHRYFTHGSFKATRWLRVTLAVAGSLAVQGEIIQWVADHRRHHAFSDLEGDPHSPWRFGTSFWALTRGLFHAHVGWLFRRELSNRARFAPDLIADRDISRVDRLFPALVAVSLLGPALIGGLVTWSWQGALTAFFWAGLVRIGLLHHVTWAINSVCHVYGERPFAMRQGDRASNFWPLAILSFGESWHNLHHADPTSARHGVLRGQVDISARVIWLFEKTGAATQVRWPKPERLAAKLVKPVAPR; from the coding sequence ATGTCGACTGCTCTGCTCGAACCCAACACCGCCGGCCCCGGCCCCAAACCACTCACCGACGGCAGCCAGTCCCCCGGCATCCTGGCCGCCCTCTGGGCTTTCGTGGTCATCCCCTTCGTCGCCCTGCTGGTCGCCGTGCCGGTGGCGTGGGGCGGCTGGCTGGGCTGGACCGACGTGATCATCGGCCTGGTCTGGTACGTCGTCTCCGGGCTCGGCATCACCGTCGGCTTCCACCGCTACTTCACGCACGGCTCGTTCAAGGCCACGCGGTGGCTGCGGGTGACTCTGGCGGTCGCGGGTTCTCTGGCGGTGCAGGGCGAGATCATTCAGTGGGTCGCCGACCACCGTCGACACCACGCCTTCTCCGACCTGGAGGGTGACCCGCACTCCCCGTGGCGCTTCGGCACCAGCTTCTGGGCGTTGACCCGGGGCCTGTTCCACGCACACGTGGGCTGGCTGTTCCGCCGGGAGCTGTCCAACCGCGCGCGTTTCGCGCCGGACCTCATCGCCGACCGGGACATCAGCCGGGTCGACCGGCTCTTCCCCGCGCTGGTGGCCGTCTCGCTGCTCGGCCCGGCGCTGATCGGCGGCCTGGTGACCTGGTCCTGGCAGGGTGCGCTGACCGCGTTCTTCTGGGCCGGGCTGGTCCGGATCGGTCTCCTGCACCACGTCACCTGGGCGATCAACTCGGTGTGCCACGTCTACGGCGAGCGCCCGTTCGCGATGCGTCAGGGCGACCGCGCCTCGAACTTCTGGCCGCTGGCGATCCTGTCGTTCGGCGAGAGCTGGCACAACCTGCACCACGCCGACCCGACCAGCGCCCGGCACGGCGTGCTGCGCGGTCAGGTGGACATCTCCGCCCGGGTGATCTGGTTGTTCGAGAAGACCGGCGCCGCGACGCAGGTGCGCTGGCCAAAGCCGGAGCGCCTCGCCGCCAAGCTCGTGAAGCCTGTCGCACCCCGCTAA
- the glmU gene encoding bifunctional UDP-N-acetylglucosamine diphosphorylase/glucosamine-1-phosphate N-acetyltransferase GlmU has product MPQPHLRTVVVLAAGEGKRMKSTLPKVLHPLLGRTLLGHVLSAAAPLGADRTVVVVGHGADQVRAHLSEVAPDATPVLQAQQLGTGHAVRIALDAVPDGAGTVVVINGDVPLLRPETVGALVTAHEEAAAAATVLAAEVPDPAGLGRIVRDADGRLEQIVEERDADATQRAIREINAGIYAFDAVRLREALGKLSTDNDQGEEYLTDVFGLLRSAGEPVAVHVAVDHVETLGCNDRVELATLRGLLRDRINEAWMRTGVSLLDPATTWIDVTVALDRDAVVDQNTQLRGGTVVGAGALIGPDVTLIDTVVGPAASVIRSHAVGAEVGAGATVGPYAYLRPAAQLAEKAKVGTFVEVKNSQIGAGAKVPHLTYVGDATIGEQTNIGAASVFVNYDGVNKHRTVIGSHARTGADNMFVAPVEVGDGAYTAAGSVIVDDVPAGAMGVARARQRNIEGWVVMRRAGTAAAEAAQRARDAKDAQPAGDAKGASGTTGAASHSEAIHGATETVGGASGSGDTATE; this is encoded by the coding sequence GTGCCCCAGCCCCACCTTCGTACCGTCGTCGTGCTCGCCGCCGGTGAGGGCAAGCGGATGAAGTCGACACTGCCCAAGGTGCTGCACCCCCTGCTCGGTCGGACGCTCCTCGGTCACGTGCTGAGCGCCGCCGCCCCGCTGGGCGCGGACCGCACCGTCGTCGTGGTGGGGCACGGCGCCGACCAGGTCCGGGCGCACCTGTCCGAGGTCGCTCCGGACGCCACGCCGGTGCTCCAGGCCCAGCAGCTCGGCACCGGGCACGCCGTGCGGATCGCGCTGGACGCCGTACCGGACGGTGCCGGCACGGTCGTGGTGATCAACGGTGACGTGCCCCTGCTGCGACCCGAGACGGTCGGCGCGCTGGTGACCGCGCACGAGGAGGCCGCCGCGGCGGCCACCGTGCTGGCCGCCGAGGTGCCCGACCCGGCCGGCCTCGGCCGGATCGTCCGGGACGCCGACGGCCGCCTGGAGCAGATCGTCGAGGAACGCGACGCCGACGCCACGCAGCGAGCGATTCGGGAGATCAACGCCGGCATCTACGCGTTCGACGCGGTGCGGCTGCGCGAGGCGCTGGGCAAGCTCTCCACCGACAACGACCAGGGCGAGGAGTACCTGACCGACGTCTTCGGCCTGCTCCGCTCGGCCGGTGAGCCGGTGGCGGTGCACGTCGCCGTGGACCACGTCGAGACTCTGGGCTGCAACGACCGGGTGGAACTGGCCACGCTGCGCGGGCTGCTGCGCGACCGGATCAACGAGGCCTGGATGCGCACCGGGGTCAGCCTGCTCGACCCCGCCACCACCTGGATCGACGTGACGGTCGCACTGGACCGGGACGCCGTGGTCGACCAGAACACCCAGTTGCGCGGCGGCACCGTGGTCGGCGCCGGCGCACTGATCGGGCCGGACGTCACCCTGATCGACACCGTCGTCGGCCCCGCCGCGTCGGTGATCCGCAGCCACGCCGTCGGCGCCGAGGTGGGCGCTGGCGCGACCGTCGGGCCGTACGCGTACCTGCGGCCGGCCGCACAGTTGGCCGAGAAGGCGAAGGTCGGCACGTTCGTCGAGGTGAAGAACTCGCAGATCGGCGCCGGCGCGAAGGTGCCGCACCTGACGTACGTCGGCGACGCGACGATCGGCGAGCAGACGAACATCGGCGCCGCGTCGGTCTTCGTGAACTACGACGGGGTCAACAAGCACCGCACGGTGATCGGCAGCCACGCGCGGACCGGGGCGGACAACATGTTCGTGGCGCCGGTCGAGGTGGGCGACGGGGCGTACACGGCGGCTGGTTCGGTGATCGTCGACGACGTGCCGGCAGGGGCGATGGGCGTCGCCCGGGCGCGCCAGCGCAACATCGAGGGCTGGGTGGTCATGCGGCGCGCCGGCACCGCCGCGGCGGAGGCCGCGCAGCGGGCCCGCGACGCGAAGGATGCGCAGCCGGCCGGCGACGCGAAGGGTGCGTCCGGTACGACAGGTGCCGCAAGCCACAGTGAGGCAATCCACGGGGCGACCGAGACGGTGGGCGGCGCATCCGGCTCGGGAGATACTGCAACCGAATAG
- a CDS encoding ribose-phosphate diphosphokinase — protein sequence MGSIVAENRKSLMLFSGRGFPELAKEIGEVLGVAPTPADAYEFANGEIFVRFKDSVRGSDAFVVQSVTHGVNTWVMETLIMVDALKRGSAKRITVVLPFYPYARQDKKHRGREPISARLVADLLKTAGANRILTVDLHTAQIQGFFDGPVDHLFAMDILAEYVEHKYAGRPMTVVAPDSGRVRVAERWTDRLGGCPLAFIHKTRDPMKPNQVVANRVVGEVEGRVCLIVDDMIDTGGTIAKAADILKESGAAEIVVASTHALLSDPATERLKNSSISEIVVTNTLPLPPEKQLDKLTVLSIAPLLARAIREVFDDGSVTTLFGGLS from the coding sequence ATGGGCAGCATCGTCGCCGAAAACCGCAAAAGCCTGATGCTCTTTTCCGGACGTGGCTTTCCGGAGTTGGCCAAGGAGATCGGCGAGGTGCTCGGCGTCGCGCCGACCCCGGCCGACGCGTACGAGTTCGCCAACGGTGAGATCTTCGTACGGTTCAAGGACTCGGTACGTGGTTCGGACGCCTTCGTGGTGCAGTCCGTCACGCACGGAGTGAACACCTGGGTCATGGAGACCCTGATCATGGTGGACGCGCTGAAGCGGGGGTCGGCCAAGCGGATCACCGTGGTGCTGCCGTTCTACCCGTACGCGCGCCAGGACAAGAAGCACCGCGGTCGGGAGCCGATCTCGGCCCGCCTGGTGGCGGACCTGCTGAAGACCGCCGGCGCGAACCGCATCCTCACCGTCGACCTGCACACCGCGCAGATCCAGGGCTTCTTCGACGGCCCGGTGGACCACCTCTTCGCGATGGACATCCTGGCCGAGTACGTGGAGCACAAGTACGCGGGCCGGCCGATGACAGTGGTGGCACCGGACTCGGGCCGGGTGCGGGTGGCCGAGCGGTGGACCGACCGGCTGGGCGGCTGCCCGCTGGCGTTCATCCACAAGACCCGTGACCCGATGAAGCCGAATCAGGTCGTGGCGAACCGGGTGGTCGGTGAGGTCGAGGGTCGGGTCTGCCTGATCGTCGACGACATGATCGACACCGGGGGCACCATCGCCAAGGCCGCCGACATCCTCAAGGAGTCGGGCGCGGCGGAGATCGTCGTCGCGTCCACCCACGCGCTGCTCTCCGACCCGGCCACCGAGCGGCTGAAGAACAGCTCGATCAGCGAGATCGTGGTGACGAACACGCTGCCTCTCCCGCCGGAGAAGCAGCTGGACAAGCTCACCGTGTTGTCGATCGCGCCGCTGCTGGCACGGGCGATCCGGGAGGTCTTCGACGACGGCTCGGTGACCACCCTCTTCGGTGGCCTGAGCTGA
- a CDS encoding 50S ribosomal protein L25/general stress protein Ctc, whose product MSEVKISAEPRTEFGKGGARRTRRAGKVPAVLYGHGEKPKHIALPSREFAAAIRKGGANQLFAIDITDGTQVLALPKAIQRDPIRDTFEHVDLILVRRGEKVTVEVPVQLTGEAARDTLIVHDHDTLSVTADATKVPDHLEASIEGLEAGTLVTAGDVELPAGVELAADSDLTVASVTAAPTAEQLEATLPEVEAATDEAEAEVGETTEGSEGADAAPAEGGETTEARTEA is encoded by the coding sequence GTGTCCGAGGTAAAGATCAGCGCCGAGCCCCGTACCGAGTTCGGCAAGGGTGGTGCCCGCCGTACCCGCCGGGCCGGCAAGGTGCCCGCCGTGCTGTACGGCCACGGCGAGAAGCCCAAGCACATCGCGCTGCCGTCGCGGGAGTTCGCCGCCGCGATCCGCAAGGGCGGTGCCAACCAGCTCTTCGCGATCGACATCACCGACGGCACCCAGGTGCTGGCGCTGCCGAAGGCGATCCAGCGTGACCCGATCCGCGACACCTTCGAGCACGTCGACCTCATCCTGGTCCGCCGGGGCGAGAAGGTCACCGTCGAGGTCCCGGTCCAGCTGACCGGCGAGGCCGCCCGGGACACCCTGATCGTGCACGACCACGACACCCTCTCGGTGACCGCGGACGCCACCAAGGTCCCGGACCACCTCGAGGCGTCGATCGAGGGCCTGGAGGCGGGCACCCTGGTGACCGCCGGCGATGTCGAGCTGCCGGCCGGCGTCGAGCTGGCCGCCGACTCGGACCTGACCGTCGCGTCGGTGACCGCCGCCCCGACCGCCGAGCAGCTCGAGGCGACGCTGCCCGAGGTCGAGGCCGCTACCGACGAGGCCGAGGCCGAGGTCGGCGAGACCACCGAGGGCTCCGAGGGCGCGGACGCTGCCCCGGCCGAGGGTGGCGAGACGACCGAGGCGCGCACCGAGGCCTGA